In Streptomyces sp. DG2A-72, one genomic interval encodes:
- a CDS encoding serine hydrolase, producing MTEEAVPGRRGGLTRRQLARRTLAVGGSLAIAPFPAGPAEAAVPHGRHPTLRHGSPERAGLLPAHLRQLVTDAETFLGPSPKYPWYAGAVLLAGRGGTVALHEPIGMAVRYSAYDEKTDTGVEFPAGQQLAMAEDTVFDLASVSKLFTSILAVQQIERGALELEAKVASYLPEFGAAGKQDITIRQLLTHTSGFRSWIPLYSAPTYEEKLQLIWNEAPLNPPGSTYLYSDLNLISLQLVLEHVTGRTLDTLLREEITAPLGMRRTRYNPPASWKPKIAATEDARKPWSGLERGLVWGEVHDENAFSLGGVAGHAGVFSNAWDLAVLGRTLLGGGAYGRARILEPESVELMFTDFNTAFPGDEHGLGFELYQHWYMGAMATPRTAGHTGFTGTSLVLDPTTDSFLVVLGNSVHPVRSWRSGSAPRVAAANNMARAVPIRPVRGRTAWFSGMANNPSATLALPALDTTTGAARLGCVLWWDTEPRSDVLVLESTTDGGATWQPLPFTTTRHAEEPQEHPAGSVTGWSGRVWHRLMADLPPARQLSLRWRYTTDRRYVGRGAYVDGVCVRTAQDVLFDDARPADSARIEATGWTRSAD from the coding sequence ATGACCGAAGAGGCAGTGCCGGGCAGACGGGGCGGACTGACCCGCCGTCAACTGGCCCGACGGACACTGGCCGTGGGCGGGTCGCTGGCCATCGCCCCGTTTCCCGCCGGACCCGCCGAAGCCGCCGTACCCCATGGCCGCCACCCCACCCTGCGGCACGGCTCCCCCGAACGCGCCGGTCTGCTCCCCGCCCACCTGCGTCAACTCGTCACCGACGCGGAGACCTTCCTCGGCCCCTCCCCCAAGTACCCCTGGTACGCGGGCGCCGTGCTGCTCGCCGGGCGTGGCGGCACGGTGGCCCTGCACGAGCCGATCGGCATGGCGGTGCGCTACTCGGCGTACGACGAGAAGACGGACACCGGCGTCGAGTTCCCTGCCGGGCAGCAGCTCGCCATGGCCGAGGACACCGTCTTCGACCTGGCCTCCGTCTCCAAGCTGTTCACCTCGATCCTCGCCGTGCAGCAGATCGAACGGGGCGCCCTGGAACTGGAGGCGAAGGTCGCCTCGTACCTCCCGGAGTTCGGCGCCGCGGGCAAGCAGGACATCACGATCCGCCAACTCCTCACCCACACCTCGGGGTTCCGCTCCTGGATCCCGCTCTACAGCGCACCGACATACGAGGAGAAGCTCCAACTCATCTGGAACGAGGCGCCCCTCAACCCGCCGGGCAGCACCTACCTCTACTCGGACCTCAACCTGATCTCACTCCAGCTGGTCCTGGAGCACGTCACCGGCCGCACCCTCGACACCCTGCTCCGCGAGGAGATCACCGCCCCGCTCGGCATGCGCCGCACCCGCTACAACCCGCCCGCCTCCTGGAAGCCGAAGATCGCGGCGACGGAGGACGCGCGCAAACCCTGGTCGGGGCTGGAGCGAGGCCTGGTGTGGGGCGAGGTGCACGACGAAAACGCCTTCAGCCTCGGCGGAGTCGCGGGCCACGCCGGGGTGTTCTCGAACGCGTGGGATCTCGCGGTCCTCGGTCGGACGCTGCTGGGCGGCGGCGCCTACGGCCGGGCCCGCATCCTCGAACCGGAGTCGGTGGAGCTGATGTTCACCGACTTCAACACCGCCTTCCCCGGCGACGAGCACGGCCTCGGCTTCGAGCTCTACCAGCACTGGTACATGGGCGCGATGGCCACTCCACGCACCGCGGGCCACACCGGTTTCACCGGCACCTCGCTGGTCCTGGATCCGACGACCGACTCCTTCCTCGTCGTACTCGGCAACTCCGTGCATCCCGTGCGCAGTTGGCGATCCGGCTCCGCACCCCGGGTCGCCGCCGCGAACAACATGGCGCGCGCGGTGCCGATCCGCCCGGTGCGCGGACGTACCGCCTGGTTCTCGGGCATGGCGAACAACCCGTCCGCGACACTCGCACTCCCCGCCCTCGACACCACCACAGGCGCCGCACGACTCGGCTGCGTCCTGTGGTGGGACACCGAACCCCGTTCGGACGTCCTCGTCCTGGAATCCACGACCGACGGCGGAGCCACCTGGCAGCCCCTCCCCTTCACCACGACGCGCCACGCCGAGGAGCCGCAGGAGCACCCGGCGGGTTCCGTGACCGGCTGGTCGGGCCGCGTCTGGCACCGCCTCATGGCCGACCTCCCGCCCGCGCGGCAGCTCTCTCTCCGCTGGCGCTACACCACCGACCGGCGGTACGTCGGCCGGGGGGCGTACGTCGACGGAGTGTGCGTGCGGACAGCCCAGGACGTCCTCTTCGACGACGCCCGCCCGGCGGACTCGGCCCGCATCGAGGCGACGGGCTGGACCAGGTCCGCCGACTGA
- a CDS encoding helix-turn-helix transcriptional regulator has protein sequence MDRRQLADFLRGRRERITPADVGLPAGTRRRTPGLRREEVAQLAYISTEYYTRLEQARGPHPSREVLAQIARALRLSDPERDHLHHLAGTLPAPRPGPSREVRQSIVDLLHRLPQAAAFVISATYEVIAWNDLAAALMEDFSALSRRDRNLIRRGFLGPNHDGRSLYGISDADEFAASAANDLRAAAARYPDDPEVTGLVEELLDGSEEFARLWAEHCVIARPTLVKTFDHPLVGPVTVNCDVLDITDLDQRVVIYTATPGSPSEEALRLLSVVGTQRLDVPG, from the coding sequence GTGGACCGACGACAACTGGCCGATTTCCTGCGCGGCAGGCGCGAGCGCATCACCCCCGCCGACGTGGGCCTGCCCGCCGGAACGCGCCGCCGGACCCCGGGGCTGCGCCGCGAGGAGGTGGCGCAGCTGGCGTACATCTCGACCGAGTACTACACGCGGCTGGAGCAGGCCCGCGGCCCGCACCCCTCCCGCGAGGTGCTGGCCCAGATCGCCCGCGCCCTGCGCCTCTCGGACCCCGAGCGCGACCACCTCCACCACCTCGCCGGAACCCTGCCCGCGCCACGGCCCGGTCCCTCGCGGGAGGTGCGGCAGAGCATCGTCGACCTGCTGCACCGGCTACCGCAGGCCGCGGCGTTCGTGATCTCGGCGACGTACGAGGTCATCGCCTGGAACGACCTGGCGGCCGCCCTGATGGAGGACTTCTCCGCGCTGTCCCGGCGCGACCGGAACCTGATCCGGCGTGGTTTCCTCGGCCCGAACCATGACGGACGGTCGTTGTACGGCATTTCGGACGCGGACGAGTTCGCCGCGTCCGCGGCCAACGATCTGCGCGCCGCCGCGGCCCGCTACCCGGACGACCCCGAAGTGACCGGGCTGGTCGAGGAACTCCTCGACGGAAGCGAGGAGTTCGCCCGGCTCTGGGCCGAGCACTGTGTGATCGCCCGGCCCACCCTGGTCAAGACCTTCGACCACCCGCTGGTCGGCCCCGTCACCGTCAACTGCGATGTCCTGGACATCACCGACCTGGACCAGCGGGTCGTCATCTACACCGCCACGCCCGGCTCGCCGTCCGAGGAGGCGCTGCGGCTGCTGTCGGTCGTGGGGACGCAGCGCCTGGACGTGCCGGGCTGA
- a CDS encoding SDR family NAD(P)-dependent oxidoreductase yields the protein MTTTQTSTITTSGLLTDKVAFITGAGRGIGAAAARLFAREGARVLLAARTEAELKAVTEEIRAAGGTADHVRCDLADPASVRAAVDRAVELYGRLDVAFNNGATIQQPGPLDQLAEADFDHVFAVNLKGPWLAMNAEIAAIRATAKTGAIVNTSSVGSLRANPILPAYGAAKRAVNSLTASAAATYGPEGIRVNAIAPGTTLTAMIDAWETNTPGVVDQLNAQTPLGRSADPDEIAQAAAWLLSDRASYVTGAVLPVDGGMLA from the coding sequence ATGACCACCACACAGACCAGCACCATCACGACATCCGGCCTGCTCACCGACAAGGTCGCCTTCATCACCGGCGCCGGTCGCGGCATCGGCGCCGCCGCGGCCCGGCTGTTCGCCCGGGAAGGCGCCCGGGTGCTCCTGGCGGCGCGCACGGAGGCGGAGCTCAAGGCGGTGACCGAGGAGATCCGGGCCGCCGGCGGCACCGCAGACCACGTCCGGTGCGACCTGGCCGACCCTGCGAGCGTCCGGGCCGCGGTCGATCGGGCCGTCGAGCTGTACGGCAGGCTCGACGTGGCCTTCAACAACGGGGCGACGATCCAGCAACCCGGCCCGTTGGACCAGCTGGCGGAGGCCGACTTCGACCACGTCTTCGCGGTCAACCTCAAGGGTCCCTGGCTGGCCATGAACGCGGAGATCGCCGCCATCCGGGCCACCGCCAAGACCGGGGCGATCGTCAACACATCCAGCGTCGGCAGCCTGCGGGCCAACCCGATACTGCCCGCGTATGGCGCGGCGAAGCGGGCCGTCAACAGCCTGACCGCGTCGGCGGCCGCCACCTATGGTCCGGAAGGCATTCGCGTCAACGCCATCGCGCCCGGCACGACGCTGACCGCGATGATCGACGCGTGGGAGACGAACACCCCTGGCGTCGTCGACCAGCTCAACGCGCAGACCCCGCTGGGCCGCTCCGCCGACCCGGACGAGATCGCGCAGGCCGCGGCGTGGCTGCTGAGCGACCGGGCCTCCTACGTCACGGGCGCGGTACTGCCGGTGGACGGCGGCATGCTGGCCTGA
- a CDS encoding NAD(P)/FAD-dependent oxidoreductase, whose translation MTAHEGPGTHRTYDAVIVGGGHNGLVAAAYLARAGRSVLVLERLDHTGGAAVSTRPFAGVDARLSRYSYLVSLLPKKIVRDLGLDFRVRGRTISSYTPVERDGRPTGLLVGGGERRTREAFARLTGGETEYQAWQRFYGMTGRVAERVFPTLTGPLPTRDELRRRVDDEEAWRTLFEEPVGVAIEDRFTDDLVRGVVLTDALIGTFADAHDASLRQNRCFLYHVIGGGTGAWDVPVGGMGALTDALAAAARHAGAVLATGHEVERIATDGRTAEITYRTADGEGVAVARHVLVNASPQALAALTGDQPPAPAEGAQLKVNMLLKRLPKLRDSSVDPREAFSGTFHIAEGYEQLAAAHAQAAAGELPAAPPSEIYCHSLTDPTILGPELVDRGYQTLTLFGLHTPARLFAGDNEAVRDELLKSTLAQLDAHLAEPLADCLATDEEGRPCIEAKTPLDLERDLRLPGGNIFHRELAWPYAQDGTGRWGVETPHANVLLCGAGAVRGGGVSGVPGHNAAMAVLESPVG comes from the coding sequence ATGACCGCACACGAAGGACCCGGCACGCACCGCACCTACGACGCCGTCATCGTCGGCGGCGGCCACAACGGGCTCGTCGCCGCCGCCTACCTGGCCCGCGCCGGACGCTCCGTGCTGGTGCTGGAGCGGCTGGACCACACCGGGGGCGCCGCCGTGTCCACCCGCCCGTTCGCGGGCGTCGACGCCCGGCTGTCGCGCTATTCGTACCTGGTCAGCCTGTTGCCGAAGAAGATCGTGCGGGATCTGGGGCTGGACTTCCGGGTACGCGGGCGCACCATCTCGTCGTACACGCCCGTGGAGCGGGACGGCCGGCCCACGGGACTCCTCGTCGGCGGCGGCGAGCGGCGCACCCGGGAGGCCTTTGCCCGGCTCACCGGCGGCGAGACCGAGTACCAGGCCTGGCAGCGGTTCTACGGCATGACCGGCCGCGTCGCCGAGCGGGTCTTCCCGACCCTCACCGGACCGCTGCCCACCCGCGACGAACTGCGCCGCCGCGTCGACGACGAGGAGGCCTGGCGCACCCTCTTCGAGGAACCCGTCGGTGTCGCGATCGAGGACCGCTTCACCGACGACCTGGTCCGGGGCGTCGTCCTCACCGACGCCCTGATCGGGACCTTCGCCGACGCCCACGACGCCTCGCTGCGGCAGAACCGCTGCTTCCTCTACCACGTGATCGGCGGCGGCACGGGCGCCTGGGACGTACCCGTCGGCGGCATGGGTGCCCTCACCGACGCCCTGGCCGCCGCGGCACGGCACGCGGGCGCCGTCCTCGCCACCGGCCACGAGGTGGAACGGATCGCCACGGACGGCCGTACCGCCGAGATCACCTACCGGACGGCCGACGGCGAAGGCGTCGCCGTCGCCCGGCACGTCCTGGTGAACGCCTCACCTCAAGCGCTCGCCGCCCTCACCGGCGACCAGCCGCCCGCCCCCGCCGAGGGCGCCCAGCTCAAGGTGAACATGCTGCTCAAGAGGCTGCCGAAGCTCCGCGACAGCTCCGTCGATCCGCGGGAGGCGTTCTCCGGCACCTTCCACATCGCCGAGGGCTACGAGCAACTGGCCGCCGCGCATGCCCAGGCCGCCGCCGGTGAGCTGCCCGCCGCCCCGCCCTCCGAGATCTACTGCCACTCGCTCACCGACCCGACCATCCTCGGGCCGGAACTCGTCGACCGCGGCTACCAGACGCTCACCCTGTTCGGCCTGCACACGCCGGCCCGGCTGTTCGCAGGGGACAACGAAGCCGTACGCGACGAACTGCTGAAGTCGACGCTGGCCCAGCTGGACGCCCACCTGGCCGAACCGCTCGCCGACTGTCTGGCGACGGACGAGGAAGGGCGGCCCTGCATCGAGGCGAAGACCCCGCTCGACCTGGAGCGGGACCTGCGGTTGCCCGGCGGCAACATCTTCCACCGCGAACTCGCCTGGCCGTACGCCCAGGACGGCACCGGCCGCTGGGGCGTGGAGACCCCGCACGCCAATGTGCTGCTGTGCGGGGCGGGCGCGGTGCGCGGGGGAGGGGTGAGCGGGGTGCCCGGGCACAACGCGGCGATGGCGGTGCTGGAGAGCCCGGTCGGCTGA